The following nucleotide sequence is from Cicer arietinum cultivar CDC Frontier isolate Library 1 chromosome 2, Cicar.CDCFrontier_v2.0, whole genome shotgun sequence.
TCTCTCTCCAAGCAATTGTAATGTCAAATGTAAAAGAGGTGGTTATATAAAAACAGATAAGATTAGTGACAATAATAGGATCAataatgcaattgaaaaggaagAGACAAGAAGTGATAATGAGATTAAGACTTGTTACCAAAGGCACTCACCTTTGAGAGGAGATGCTATAGGTGCTTTTCTAGAACAGAAGTTGAAAGAATTAATAACTAGAGAAAATGAGGAGTTGGCTACTAGTGATCAACCTAAAAGATCATCTGCTTTGATTCTTCACGAGTTGATAGCTGTTCTGAGTGCCAAACATCTTATATGTTCTGATGATCATATGTTAGATGACAAAGATCATAAGGTTGGTTTCCGTGTCCATTTTCGCTTTCTATATTGTAAAATTTGAGTTTAGTTTAATCTTTGATCCTTTCACATTTTCTATTAGTTCAAATTCCGCTATGATATAGTGTTGCTATAGTCACTATTTGATAACACTGTGTACTAAATCATGTAATGCAGAGTAATAgaagtttgttcaaattttgataTGCTATAGTTCCACTATTTTACTCTGTCTATCAGTTCAAATTCTGCTACGCTATAGTGCTTCTATGGCTGCTATTTGACGACACTCCTATACTTTTTGTTTGTTCAAAGGACTGTGTTGTTGATATTTCCTGAAATCAGTTACATATAAACAAATGAGCTTTGCTTATACTCAATATGAGCATGATCTATCTATTCTAATGCAATGTATTATTAAAACATGTTCTTTGATTGGTACATTATGACTATTGTACTCTGATATCATCTTCTGTTTCTACTGATATCAGCACGAGACAAATCATGTTCGATTGTTACGAACGTCTTGCAATGGTAATCATCTCAGTCCTGGATCAGTCCTAGAAGCTTCCTTTTCTTCCAGTAGTCTTGATGAAAGCTCAGGTAAATTCAATCAGAAAATAtgatttctaatttttattcatCTAATCACTCCGGTTTTTGAGCCAAGTTTAACTCCTCATTGATTTAATTCCAGGACACGGTTTTCACCTTGACTCTATAAATCGTTTGTACGATCAACCTCAACGGTTGGAACGTGATACCAAACTTTTCGATTCCTCAATATCATTTAACATAGGGAAGATAGGATGTAAGATACTGGCTGAACTTGTTAACCAAATTCACAAGATACTGCAAAGTTTAGATTCTTTTTGGACAAGATTGACAGTAAGCAAGCTAAACCATATGAAAGAAGTTATCTTCAACACCGAATTGGTTCTTGGAAATGTAGAAAGGCACAATGAGGGTGGAGTGCTTCCACAACTTCTCGTATATCGCATCCTTGATGAACTAGACAACATGGTAAATGATGCTACGCAgagaaatttcaatttcaacgGCTTTATGAGTTACGAGGAATCGGAAAATAGAAGCCAACTTAGAGGATTTATGTTTGATTGTGTAATTGAATTTCTAGAATCAAATTGCTGCCAACATTATTACAATGTATTTAAGTTATGGTCTGCATGGACAAAGGTTCCTTTATGCATGAAAGCTGATATTTTGATTCATGAGGTTAAGAGTGAGATTAAGAAATTGGAATGTAATGTTGGAATGGTACCTGATCAAATTATAGAATGGGAGATAAATCATTCAGTAGGGAAATGGAGTGATTTCAATGTTGAAGCTTTTGAGGTTGGTGTTGATATTGATGGCGATGTAATTCAAATTTTGGTTGATGAAATTGTTGAAGATCTTGTAGATTTCAGGCATGTTATTATTTGAAGTTATAAGATATTAAAACTTTTCTAAGATGTTTACTGCAATATATCACCAGTAATTTGACTGGTCTTTTTTTGTTCTGATCCAAGATTTATGTTATTTGTTGTACAAATAGATTGATGATGGTGTTTCTAATATAGGCCTCTCGGGATCTTTTGGATAGCGGTCCTTAATTTTGTCGAAATTTATGCTGCGACATCAAATTTTTGATGTTTTTGCAATCACAATGTAACTGCAATTGAGACTAATACATTTGGCtacaatttttattgattatcaATTTTCTTGTGACGCGACtacaatttaaatttgtttcgATTTAGAAGCAAAAGATTCCTCTCAAATGTTGAATTTGGTGAATTACCATATTACTAGTTTTTCAATGAATCCTGAAAATGATTCTAAATTTCAGAACACAAACAAAATCATCTCCACTTAAGAAGGAATGATAAAACTAAGTATTTGTTCTATATGATATTTATAGCAATCAACACTCTTACATACATCAAAGCTTTACATAACACTATAAATCCctcaaaagtaattaataaaattcaaaacaaatgaacaatgaattatgaaaaacaaaagagaaatatcagggaaaaaaaatcaacaaacaatgagaaaaaaaatccaaactttGAATAACCCCATTGACCATTTCAACAGCACCACCACATTCAAAACTGTCTGTGTACCGAAACTGTCTTCCCTATAACTCTACTATTCCTTCCTCCTCTACCTTCACCATTGATGGCAATAGCAGTAGCAGAAGACAAACTTCTAAGCTCATCGAAGCTAGCATAACTCTTCCTTGCAACCGAAACACTGACACCAGCACCgcctattttcttcttcttcttttctcctGCACTCTCTGACTTACTCCCTCTTGAACTTGACACCACACCATTATTCTCCTTAGAAAAACTACTCTTAGAAGGTGGTGTCATCATCTCCATCATTGTAGGCAAATTATTCATTGGCTTCCTATTCTCTTTCCTCAATGCTGCAGAGAAATCAGGCACAGATTGAGCAACATTAAAAGACCCTTTTCTCCCATTAGCCAAACCACCTTGAAACTTAACCTCTTTCCTTGTTTGTGTTACAAGTTTTGTTTGTTCAAGCTCCaaactttcttctttttccaaaGACCCTTTTCTCCCATAAGCCAAACCACCTTGAAACTTAACCTCTTTCCTTGTTTGTGTTGCAAATTTTGGTGGTTCAATCTCcaaattttgatctttttcCAAAGACCCTTTTCTCCCATAAGCCAAACCACCTTCAAACTTAACAATTTTCCTTGTTGGGGTTGCATGTTTTGGTTTTTCAATCTCCAAATGTTCTTCTTGTTCCAATGACCCTTGAAACCTAACTTGTTTCCTTGTTGAGGTCACAAGTTTTGATGGTTCAAGCTCAAAACTTTCTTCTTGTTCCAGAGACCCTTTTCTCTCATAACCAAAACCACCTTGAAACCTAACAATTTTCATTGTTGGAGTCACAACTTTTGGATCTTCAATCTCCAAATTTTCTTCTGGAACTTGCATCAAACACTTCATACGCAACCTTGTTTCTCTTAATTCAGCATAAGCTTCATAATTTGGTCCTCTCTCCATGATGTAACTATCTGAAGAGGTGAGTTTAAGAGGGAAAGGTTGGTCTGAATACGGTGGATTCTGATTAAGGATCAATGAAATGGGATCAAGGAAATGAAGAAGAGGATCAGGAATTGGGTTTGTATTTCTTGACATAATAGTAGtaattgattttgatgatgaaatattgaaattgaaagttGAGATTTTTTGGGATTCTTTCACTTTTCATCAATGTTGAAGTTGTTAAAGtgaaaaagatttaatttttgtaacgGTCTAATTTTTGGGTAAGAGAGAGAAAAGACAACCTTTTTTTGGTCTAAACCTAATGTTTAAAACTTTAACGTTAATATGTCTTGTTGAGACTAATGTTCAACTTTTAGAAGAATCTAATAATAAATCAATGTGGACtttgaattatatataaataattaaattatagatATTTGACTTTcgtgataattaattttagaattatacattattataatttgtctataatataaaatatgtatatgaaaattaaactcatgTTATTAATAGTTTCactaattataattgttttggaTTCCAAAGAaaggtttttcttttttacgTTAGATCTTCTTGAGCttgattaattataatcatttttaatattctgTATTCTAGTTATTCAAATAGTAGCAATATTTTCACACTATTTTTTCATACCTTTGCATTCTGCAACatctgtttttctttttaagtaGCTACAACTGATTAATCatattcaaaaatatgattaatttaaCTCACAATTAAAATTgtgattaatttaattatatatcgagaacaaattattaaatttatcattCAAAAGAATATTTACAATATATAGACTATTTGATTTAGTgatgattaaaattgattttgaaccgattaatttttataaaattgattttaactaaaattaagttaaatttaaaatgtatttttattcaagcaatatatgaaattatttatatttagatatattatataaaagtgtGTTCAATGATCAATTTTAGAGAAAATCACTTTTATAGTCAAAAGGTttaaaaacttcaaattaaaatcaattctctagtcaaattgagttttataaaaatatattcaaaacgtgtaaaaaataatttttttaccacCAAAATCAAATATGTCTAATCTAAGAGTGAAACCAACTATACACatataagaatatcaagaaataAAATCCGACTTTAAATTAAGGAAGATACTTGAAATATGTATACAAaatgaaacaaattaattttagtcggtttataattgaaaatatcTCAAAGAAAATTTTCTATCTAAATTTAATGATGTTTGCAATTGATGCATCTTTCAACCGTGGTAGAGAATTTAAACTCATACATCGTTCtacttaaaatctaaatttttttaatagtgtgaatttaaatgCGATTACTTAGAACAATATTggtgtccatttttatttttggtttatttTCTTCTCAATCGTAGAAGAGATGTGATTTAAGACTAATTTTTGGTTCATAATTActaaatttatgtaatttttatctcgtgattttttttctcaatcatattttctctttgtgattttttttatttcgttgacTAGATGCGATGTTTAGTTTCCCATTTTATTTAGATTGATATACAGAAAAATTCAATCGATGACCTCAGCATCTTCAACGTTGCAGATCCATAAACATATGTATTCAATCACTTTAGTTTGATCAAATTTGtagatattttattgttttatattattaacttgGATATTGTGAGTTTGTTAGTAGATTCTTAAGAAGgagataaaatgaaataaaattaggGATTAAGAATTAGAATAggaatatgtatttttttttaatatttttgtaattaaattatataataaaataaaaaaatatatttttacaaatataaaatgtattttataaattaaaaataataataaaatataattgatctACATGAAATTTtccatataattaaaaaatgacactttatcaaattttaaaataagattatgTTTGAGAACCAAActcaaatacaaatacaaatacaataTAAAGACTAGTTttgtgattcaactaaaataggaggattaaaattacaattaatattattattattattatcattatcattattattgttattattattattgttgttgttgttgttattattattattattattattattattattattattattattattattattattattattattattattattattattattattattattattattattatgtaattGTCAATGCTGGAATGTGGGACCAGTTGGACGTcagaatagaaaagaaaggacaTTAGACAGCACCATCCCCAACGGTGGGCTCCGACCTCATTCCATAATCTATATCTATCTGTCCCAGAACTCCAACGTCAGAAAATCATGttcttttcaaaaaacaaaaaaacaaaatcatattactttttaaaagaatttaataaattatcatttcaacctatataaaaatatacgatattgtcattttaatttttaatttaaaataaaaatttaaattagcttttaaattattaaaatagtttttaaaatatataatttattatcataaaaattattaaaagattcAATTTAacgttaaaataatatatgatctttacaactttaaataataaattgagtgatattttaataatttgatgattaatttaatttttttattaagttaatAGTCTAAATGATAATATTCTATATTTTCAAGAATTAAATGATATTCAttacatgaaataaaaaatttcagatactataatcaatcaaattataacttataagtAATTACgataaatgttaaatattattaacaatataataattgtgatcgattgaaaatataaaaatatttataataatatataattaaattctttaacCACCAtcattttttatcaacaaaagcTCGTagtcattcattttttactaaaaaaatatagagtacattttctttatttgtatttcatatttttctatcacatttaacaaaagaaaagtttatgtaaatatataatatctaatatcagaaatatatatatatatattctttctatttttatataaaaattcatttttattttttaatgcttatatttttttattttaatttatacaatatttatttatgtttaaattgatcgatgtaataattaatattactctCCTAGTATAAGctatataaaaactaaaatgtataTTACACATATTACAAGATCAATTCTATAAAGACAATGcacctattttttttaataagaacaAATTTAGCACcgataagaataaaaaaaatataaaaaaaataaatttttatattaaaacaaaaaatatatagagattgaaattaaaaataattatatttgcgttaataaaaaattgcaataaaTATATAGGTTGACGTAAAATAGTTTTAAGATGGAGTATAGTTATTTGGCAGAATatgaatttgttattatttttttttttctgctaaaaattgaaaatgttattCTGGGtacaaattgaaaattgaaaaggtTAATTAACATTAGCTATTAAAAATGGAATTCAACACCAACTTGGACTTtgtcattatttgttagttTACTCAGTAGCGATCCTATCGAAGCTTTTTCTTCA
It contains:
- the LOC101510754 gene encoding uncharacterized protein; the encoded protein is MSRNTNPIPDPLLHFLDPISLILNQNPPYSDQPFPLKLTSSDSYIMERGPNYEAYAELRETRLRMKCLMQVPEENLEIEDPKVVTPTMKIVRFQGGFGYERKGSLEQEESFELEPSKLVTSTRKQVRFQGSLEQEEHLEIEKPKHATPTRKIVKFEGGLAYGRKGSLEKDQNLEIEPPKFATQTRKEVKFQGGLAYGRKGSLEKEESLELEQTKLVTQTRKEVKFQGGLANGRKGSFNVAQSVPDFSAALRKENRKPMNNLPTMMEMMTPPSKSSFSKENNGVVSSSRGSKSESAGEKKKKKIGGAGVSVSVARKSYASFDELRSLSSATAIAINGEGRGGRNSRVIGKTVSVHRQF